A region from the Benincasa hispida cultivar B227 chromosome 10, ASM972705v1, whole genome shotgun sequence genome encodes:
- the LOC120088690 gene encoding auxin-responsive protein SAUR71-like has product MSLDTSKSNKIRRIVRLRQMLQHWRKKARAAAYRAPPSDVPAGHVAVCVGSGCRRFIVRATFLNHPIFRKLLSQAEEEYGFETRGPLALPCDESVFEEVLRVVARSELSNSSRNSNLKDLQRRCDEDVRIKNLEFLGESRPLLYGFSDNKSVC; this is encoded by the coding sequence ATGTCACTGGATACGTCTAAAAGCAACAAGATCCGTCGCATTGTCCGCCTCCGTCAAATGCTACAACACTGGCGCAAGAAGGCACGTGCGGCGGCCTACAGAGCACCGCCATCCGACGTTCCCGCCGGTCACGTCGCTGTCTGCGTCGGCAGCGGCTGCCGGCGATTCATCGTCCGCGCTACCTTCCTGAACCATCCGATCTTCCGTAAGTTACTCTCACAGGCCGAAGAAGAATACGGCTTCGAAACGCGAGGTCCTCTGGCTCTTCCGTGCGATGAATCGGTCTTCGAAGAAGTTCTCCGTGTCGTCGCTCGCTCTGAGTTGAGTAACTCATCGCGAAATTCGAATCTCAAGGATTTACAAAGGCGATGCGATGAAGATGTAAGAATTAAAAACCTCGAGTTCTTAGGCGAATCGAGACCTTTACTGTATGGATTCTCTGATAACAAATCCGTTTGTTGA